The genomic segment CGAGTCGAGGATCAGGCCCTGCTCGGCGAGCTCCTGCGAGACGTCGGCGGCGATCTGGTCGGAGAACTTCTTGCGTTCGCGCATGAGTTCGACGACCGAGAGCGTGGCGACGATGCCGCGGAGTGCACCTTCCAGCTGCTCGGTGGTGAACTGCTCGATGGCCTTGTCCTGCGACGCGAAGCGCTCGGCGGCACGACGGACGTACAGCGGGTCGGAGCCGATCTTCACGATCGCGACGCCGTCGACGTTGAGCGTGACGCTGTCGAGCGACTGCGCTTCGGCGTTGAGCGACACCTGGCGTGAGCGCAGCGAGATGATCTCGTGGCGCTGCGTGATCGGGTTGACCAGCGACTTGCCGTTGACGATCACGGTGACGGGGGAGTCGACGCTCTCGGAACTGCTCGTACCGTCGGCGGCCAGGATGGCCCGTTGGATCTTCTGCTTCCGACCCGAGATGACCAGCGCCTCATCCGCCCGAGCGACCTTGATCCAGCTGCGCGCGAAAAGCAGCACGATCAGGCCGACGACGATCAGGATGACGACGCCGATGCCGACGAGTATCAGAATGCCGACGAGTCCGGCGATCTCCATGACTTCCCCTCCCTGTCACCGCGGACGTCGCGGAGACATTCGCGTTCGACTATGCCAGACAGTCGCGCGAGGGCAATGGGGAGTTCTGCTGTCAGTGGTCGCGGAGCTTCTGCGTGAGGCGGCGCAGCGTGCGCAGCTCGTCGTCGTCGAGCGCCGACATGTGGCCGATGATCGAGTGGCTGTGCACGGTGGCCACCTCGCGGAAGGCGTGGGCCCCGGCATCCGTCGCCGTGAGCACGGAACCGCGCCCGTCCTCCGGGTCTCCGGTCTTGGTGATCAGGCCGCGGGAGACCATCCGGTCGACGAGTCGGGAAACGCTCGGCTGGCTGATGAGCATGTGGGTCGTGACGTCGCGGAGACGGGCGGTCATGTTCGGGCCGCGGGTGACGGTGAGGAGCACGTCGTATTCCGCCTGGGTGATCGGAGTGTCCTCGAAGTCGGCACTCATCGCCGCGAGGAGTTCGTGCTGGGCGCGGAACAGGCCCTCCCACGCTTCGAGCGCGAGCTTCCGGTCTGTCATGAGAACCAAGACTAACGGAACGGTGAAGGGCCGGTCGGAGAGGCTCCCGACCGGCCCTTGTCCCTTGCACCAAGAGTGTCCTGCAATCACATGCGGTGGATGCCACAGCAAACATTCACCGTGCGATCACTGTATAACGGCGAGGTAACGAATGCAACGGTTTTGTCACGGTTTCCTGAGGACCCAACCGCCGATCGCTGTCGGCGACCGCTCATCGCGGCATCCCGCTCAGAGAATAGAATCCACGGGTGGTCGATCCGGATAAGACATCATCGCCCCTGCGGACATCAAAGCTGACGTCCTCGCAGGACGCATCTCCGGTGATCGCAGACGCTGAACTCGAACGGTGGCTCGCCGGCATCCGCGCAGATCCAGGGCCGTCGTGTGCGGACGTCGGCGTGTACGCCCTGCGCCGCCGAGCCGAAGCGCGGGCCAGGTCGCGGCCTGCCGGCCCGGAGCTGCCCGTCGTTCGGGACGTTCGCACCCATTCGGGGTTGAGGCTGCGGTTGTATCGGCCATCCCTTGATGACAGACCGTTGGTGATCTATCTGCACGGCGGCGGATTCGTCATCGGTGACCTGGACACTCACGATGCTGTGTGCCGGCGCTTGGCGTCCACGGGGGATGTATCGGTCATGGCCGTCGACTACCGACGCGCGCCGGAACACCCCAGCCCCGCGGCTGTCGAAGATGCCGTCGGCGCGTTCCGCTGGGCAATTGAGCATCTGCCGGAGTTGGGAGCCTCGTTGCGGAATGGCATCGCATTGGCCGGAGACAGCGCCGGAGGCGCGATCGCGATGCTGGCAGCGGTGCGACTAGGTCGAGGAATCCATGTTGCCGTCGGCCCTGTTTCTCGGGTACCCGAACGCGGATATGACGCTGAGCCAACCGAGCATCTCGGAGAAAGGCCAGGGCTGGGGTCTCGACGAACCGGACCTTGCATGGTTCATCGAGCAATGGGTACCGGCGCCCAGGGACCGCGCTCATCCGCAGAACAGCCCTCTTCACGCGACGGCCGACGGCCTCCCGCCGGTCGTGCTCATCACTGCGGAGCACGACCCGTTGCGCGATGAGGGCGAACTGCTTGCCGAGAAGTTGCGCCGCGCCGGTGTTCCGGTTCAGCATCACCAGGAATGTGGGCTCGTTCATGGCTTCTTCGGGCTCACACACATCTCGCCCGCCGCGGCGCGGGCCACAGATCGCGCGTTCGAACGTTTCGGAACCCTGTTGCGCTGAATCAGTCCGGGGTTGTGGTCGTGAAAGATCGCGCCGGGATCAGCCGCGGGATGAGGCGGATGAAGATCACCATCGTGAGCAGCTCGACGAGGGTCTGCGTCACCACCACGAGTGCGGCGAGACCGTACGCGGGCGGGAGCGCGAGGACGAGGGGCAGGACGACGAGGGAGTTGCGGGTCGCGCCGCTGAACACGACCGCTCTGCGTGCAGGAACGTCGAGCTTTGCGACCTTTCCCGCGGCGGTTCCGACAGCGACCATCACCGCGGCGAAGAGGACGAAGACGGGGACCGCGAGCAGAAGCGCATCGAGACGGCGGCCGATGCCGGCGATCTGGGAGGCGACGACCGCCGCGAGGGTGAGCATCATCAGCGGCACCATCGCGCCCAGCGCCGCGTGCTGCACCGCCGCGCCCCATCGAGTGCGGGCAGCGATGAGCTGAGTCAGTGCGGCGGCGACGAGCGGAAGCGCGATCAACAGGAGGAACGCCTCGACGAAGGGGGAAAGGTCGATCGTCCGCACGAATCCATCGCCGACGAAGATCCACATGTAGAGCGGCAACAGGAGCATCTGCGCGAGCATGAGCAGCGGAGCGGCCGCCAGCAGCCGCTCCCTCGCGCCGCCGGCGATGCCGGTGAACACGATCACGTAGTCCACGCAGGGGGTCAGCAGTACGAACAGCACCCCGACGAGGAGCACCTGGTCGTGGGCGACCAACCGCGACAGCAGGAACACCACGATCGGGACGAGGGCGAAGTTCACGACGAGAACGGTGGACAGGAACCGCCAGTCGCGGAACGCGTGCCCGATCTTGCCGAAGGGCACGCCGAGGAACGTCACGTAGAGCAGCAGGCCGAGCGCGGGAGTGATCGCCACCTCCGCCGGATGTGCGACCGCCGGTATCAGCAGCCCCACCGCGGCGCTGAGCGCGAGCGCGCCGACATAGAGCGGGACCTGGTGCCGCTCCATCCACTCGACGCCGACGCGCATGTTCCCATCTTCTCGTGTCGGCGTCCGCGGTCTGTGACAGCGGAGAAGCGACCCGCGCGGGGTTCAGGGACAATGGCCCCGTGAAGAGATGGCGAATCAGCTCGATCGGCGTCGCGCTCGCCGTCTGCGTGTTGGCCGGTTGCAGCGCGACCCCCGCCAGCGTTGCCTATGCGACGAGGTCCGGCGTCCCGGCGGGTCTTGATGCCGATCCGCTCAGTGGTCCAGCGGTGACCTGGCTCGAGGAAGGCGAGACCTTCGCGACCGTCACGTGGGGGAGCGGCAGTTGTCCCCCTGTTCCCACGATCCTCTCGCCGGAGGCGATGAACCGCCTCGCGGTGACGTTCGCGCCCTCGCCGAACGATCCGTGCACCGCCGACATGGCCCCGATCACCCACGAGTTCGAACTGCCGGACGAGATCACCGACCACCCTGTCACCGTGGAGATCAGGTACGAAGACCGGCCGGAGAGCGTCGCGCTCGTCCTCGAATAGATCGGGCGTTCTGCAGCCGCGAACGCGGTCTGATCACTGGTTGAGCAGATCGGTTTCGGCGATCAGGTCGAGGCGAGACAGCAGGAGATCGCCGGCCGACGTGCACACCCCGACCGCGACGGCGACGATGACGAGTGTAAGCGTGCCCAGGATCGCGATGCGCGGGATACTGTAACGCCGCTGTACGGCGATGCCGACCGCCACGATGCCGCTGAGAATCGCCACGACCTGGCCGGCGACGCTCGCGAAGGCCATACGGATCGCACCCTCTTCCGTCAGCGGTCCGTAACTGTTGAACATCGCCACGATCGCGAGTGGCAAGACAATGGTGCCCAGCGCCATTATGGCGATCGGCCGAAGCCGAACGGAACGGCTCATCGCTGCGTCATCGTCCGCTGTGAGGGTCGCGCGCATGCGAGCTGCGGTAACAAGGAAGGGTCTTGGGTCCCAGCGCTCCGCTCGGCACTGGGCGGTTCGGGGGAGGCGGCGGCCGAGGCCGCGTCGCGCGTCACGTCGGCCTGGTGCCGATGGCAAGCAGATGCGGCGAGAGGTCCGCGATGGGCGGAGCAGCAGTCGCAGCATCCGCGATCGTGAGCCCCGCTGAGACGAGGGAATCTTCCGGCGGCAGCATCTCCAAGCCGAGTCCTGCGGGTCCCTCGATACCCACCGTGGTCACGCCCGTGAATCCGGCGGCGACGGCCTCATCGGTGAGCTCTGCCGCCGAATGATGGTGGCCGCCCGGGAACCCCTCGG from the Microbacterium ginsengiterrae genome contains:
- a CDS encoding arsenic resistance protein translates to MRVGVEWMERHQVPLYVGALALSAAVGLLIPAVAHPAEVAITPALGLLLYVTFLGVPFGKIGHAFRDWRFLSTVLVVNFALVPIVVFLLSRLVAHDQVLLVGVLFVLLTPCVDYVIVFTGIAGGARERLLAAAPLLMLAQMLLLPLYMWIFVGDGFVRTIDLSPFVEAFLLLIALPLVAAALTQLIAARTRWGAAVQHAALGAMVPLMMLTLAAVVASQIAGIGRRLDALLLAVPVFVLFAAVMVAVGTAAGKVAKLDVPARRAVVFSGATRNSLVVLPLVLALPPAYGLAALVVVTQTLVELLTMVIFIRLIPRLIPARSFTTTTPD
- a CDS encoding alpha/beta hydrolase fold domain-containing protein, with product MLPSALFLGYPNADMTLSQPSISEKGQGWGLDEPDLAWFIEQWVPAPRDRAHPQNSPLHATADGLPPVVLITAEHDPLRDEGELLAEKLRRAGVPVQHHQECGLVHGFFGLTHISPAAARATDRAFERFGTLLR
- a CDS encoding MarR family winged helix-turn-helix transcriptional regulator produces the protein MTDRKLALEAWEGLFRAQHELLAAMSADFEDTPITQAEYDVLLTVTRGPNMTARLRDVTTHMLISQPSVSRLVDRMVSRGLITKTGDPEDGRGSVLTATDAGAHAFREVATVHSHSIIGHMSALDDDELRTLRRLTQKLRDH